A genomic window from Candidatus Pelagisphaera phototrophica includes:
- a CDS encoding thymidine phosphorylase has translation MVRKTLSTRRFIKPSYAYLIEKKRDGQEYTKEEIRYMVDSILDGEMPNYQMAALAMAIFFQGMSAQETAVLTEEMMLSGEVIDLSHIAKPKIDKYSTGGVGDKTSLVLVPLAVASGIVIPMMGSVDQDFAVSALDKLSAIPGFNPEMEIGPFIQQLERIGGAMVRQSKELAPADAILYELRKKTATIPSLPLITGSVLSKKLAEGSEGLVIDVKWGNGSFIRDLEQAKQLARSMTRVGRSMKRRCVALVTDMNQPLGDTVGTALELKEAIQLLNGEGPEDLQELVLKLGMEIVRLAGVAGSTLSAKQTVQRHIEDGTALAKLKEIVAAQGGDTSYIDDPEKFPTAQHIRKLPAPKRGYVHTINASQIAKGVHLLGAGADEDGKIDFAVGVSEIRKVGTQVKQGEPLMMIHYNDEAKLEQALEYFKAAYRLAPKRPTPPPLIVERVA, from the coding sequence ATGGTTAGAAAGACCTTAAGCACCCGCAGATTCATCAAGCCGAGCTACGCTTACCTCATCGAGAAAAAGAGAGATGGTCAAGAGTACACCAAAGAGGAGATCAGGTACATGGTAGACTCCATTTTGGATGGAGAAATGCCTAACTATCAGATGGCCGCTTTGGCGATGGCGATTTTCTTTCAGGGAATGTCAGCCCAGGAAACGGCTGTCTTGACTGAGGAGATGATGCTTTCGGGAGAAGTCATCGATCTTTCGCATATCGCGAAGCCAAAGATCGACAAGTACTCGACTGGTGGCGTTGGTGATAAAACGTCTCTTGTTTTAGTGCCTCTTGCGGTTGCTAGCGGCATCGTGATTCCAATGATGGGGAGTGTTGACCAGGATTTCGCCGTGAGCGCTTTAGACAAGCTCAGCGCTATTCCTGGTTTTAATCCGGAAATGGAGATCGGGCCGTTTATTCAGCAGCTAGAGCGAATTGGTGGGGCGATGGTTCGCCAGAGTAAGGAGTTGGCTCCTGCAGATGCGATACTCTATGAGCTACGTAAAAAGACCGCTACCATTCCAAGTCTCCCTTTAATTACGGGAAGTGTTCTTTCCAAAAAGTTGGCAGAAGGCTCTGAAGGACTAGTGATCGATGTAAAATGGGGGAACGGATCTTTTATTCGCGATCTGGAACAAGCCAAGCAGCTCGCTCGTTCCATGACTCGTGTGGGTCGCTCCATGAAGCGTCGCTGTGTAGCTCTCGTTACCGATATGAACCAACCACTTGGCGATACTGTCGGAACCGCTCTGGAACTAAAGGAAGCGATTCAGCTATTAAATGGGGAAGGTCCCGAAGATTTGCAGGAACTCGTCTTGAAGCTCGGTATGGAGATTGTCCGCCTCGCAGGGGTTGCTGGATCGACGCTATCTGCAAAGCAAACGGTACAACGCCACATTGAAGACGGAACAGCTTTAGCGAAGCTCAAGGAGATCGTCGCGGCCCAAGGCGGTGATACCAGTTACATCGATGATCCTGAGAAGTTTCCAACTGCCCAACACATTCGAAAACTACCGGCTCCAAAGCGCGGATACGTTCACACCATCAACGCATCGCAGATCGCCAAGGGGGTCCACCTTCTTGGGGCTGGAGCGGATGAAGATGGAAAGATCGATTTTGCGGTCGGTGTATCGGAAATCAGAAAGGTGGGTACCCAGGTTAAGCAGGGCGAGCCACTGATGATGATTCACTACAATGACGAGGCGAAACTTGAACAGGCGCTAGAGTATTTCAAAGCGGCGTATCGACTCGCTCCCAAACGACCTACGCCACCGCCTCTCATTGTAGAGCGTGTTGCTTAA
- the argS gene encoding arginine--tRNA ligase, producing MHEWFDVEKKLESSANVAACAAGLDTTMFNADVRPADPRFGDFQVNGALPYAKRLKTNPREVAQKMVTAFEKDNSLTSVADLSIAGPGFINFKFKPQFYSNWLAAFATESDFKESASRFYSGDRVVVDYGSPNTAKQMHVGHIRSVVIGEAICRLLEFCGAKVTRDNHIGDWGTPYGKLFFAYRRHLDESALTEDPLGELERLYKLGSELAGEDEAVLDECREELVKLQAKDPGAMALWEKVNELSIAGLNEVYEQLDVTFDCYLGESFYRDKVQQVYDELSDSGLAEESKGALVVFHTEHKRYAKQPFIIRKSDGASNYATTDLATMLYRHEHFNATRIVIVTDDRQKDHFEQLDLTTAKWFERTGRERPIFNHVMFGKITGKDGKPIKSRSGDPIRLKDLIAEAIERAYALVKEKNPDLSDAELKHIAQTVGVGAIKYADLSPNRTSDYVFSWDKLLSFEGNTAPYLLYATARIQSIFRKLDGPQKDGLEKRASTFETDEEIALARKIVEFVGALQTTIETLRPHMLCLYLHELAGTFSAFYSANKVIVEEEGVQARRLILCSRTLLALKIGLSLLGIKTLERM from the coding sequence ATGCACGAATGGTTTGATGTCGAAAAAAAACTAGAATCCAGCGCCAATGTCGCCGCTTGTGCCGCAGGTTTGGATACGACGATGTTCAACGCCGACGTTAGACCTGCGGATCCCCGTTTTGGCGACTTTCAAGTCAATGGCGCCCTGCCTTACGCAAAACGGCTGAAAACGAATCCTCGCGAAGTTGCTCAAAAAATGGTCACGGCCTTTGAAAAGGATAACTCCCTGACCTCGGTGGCTGACCTGAGCATCGCGGGACCTGGTTTCATCAATTTCAAGTTCAAGCCCCAGTTTTATTCCAACTGGTTGGCCGCATTCGCGACTGAGTCCGATTTTAAAGAATCCGCCTCCCGCTTCTACTCTGGTGACCGCGTGGTAGTGGACTATGGATCACCGAACACTGCCAAGCAAATGCATGTTGGCCATATTCGCTCGGTCGTAATCGGAGAGGCGATCTGCCGCCTGCTGGAGTTTTGCGGAGCCAAGGTTACCAGGGACAACCATATAGGCGATTGGGGAACGCCGTATGGAAAACTCTTCTTCGCGTACAGACGGCACTTGGATGAGAGTGCCCTGACCGAAGATCCTCTCGGAGAGCTCGAACGCCTCTACAAGCTCGGAAGCGAGCTCGCCGGCGAGGACGAGGCTGTTCTCGACGAATGCCGCGAGGAGCTCGTAAAACTTCAAGCCAAGGATCCCGGAGCGATGGCTTTGTGGGAAAAAGTAAACGAGCTAAGCATCGCAGGTCTCAATGAGGTGTACGAACAACTCGATGTAACCTTCGACTGCTACCTGGGCGAAAGTTTCTACCGCGACAAGGTACAACAGGTCTACGACGAGCTGTCTGATTCAGGCCTGGCAGAAGAAAGCAAAGGCGCACTGGTCGTTTTTCACACAGAGCACAAGCGATACGCGAAACAGCCCTTTATTATACGCAAATCCGATGGAGCGAGCAACTACGCTACTACTGATTTAGCTACCATGCTCTATCGCCACGAACACTTTAATGCGACCCGTATCGTAATCGTGACAGATGATCGTCAAAAAGACCATTTCGAGCAACTGGATCTAACGACAGCAAAGTGGTTCGAGCGGACCGGGCGGGAACGTCCGATATTCAATCATGTCATGTTCGGGAAAATTACGGGGAAAGATGGCAAGCCCATTAAATCCCGTTCTGGCGACCCCATTCGTCTTAAGGATCTAATTGCCGAAGCGATCGAGAGGGCCTACGCGCTCGTCAAAGAAAAGAATCCGGATTTAAGCGACGCTGAACTCAAGCATATCGCCCAGACCGTTGGAGTGGGTGCCATAAAATACGCCGACCTTTCACCTAACCGGACCAGCGACTACGTTTTCTCATGGGACAAGCTTCTTTCTTTTGAAGGCAATACGGCTCCTTACTTGCTGTATGCGACCGCACGAATACAAAGCATTTTTAGAAAGCTCGACGGACCCCAGAAGGATGGTCTTGAAAAACGAGCATCTACATTCGAAACCGATGAGGAGATTGCGCTGGCCCGAAAAATTGTAGAATTTGTTGGTGCCCTCCAAACGACGATCGAAACCCTTCGTCCTCATATGCTATGCCTCTACCTCCACGAGCTGGCAGGTACCTTCAGTGCATTTTACAGTGCGAACAAAGTGATTGTGGAAGAAGAAGGGGTCCAAGCAAGACGCCTGATCCTCTGCTCACGTACATTGCTTGCCTTAAAAATCGGTCTTTCACTTCTGGGTATTAAGACCCTCGAACGCATGTAG
- a CDS encoding GYF domain-containing protein, with translation MCEYYVRKEGDEEASGPYNLNQITSLIEAGKLDKRAYVYDIDKEEWIPIEENGELMDVLFPQKTKLTLRNEPEKTEAEKASDKKSRRSELGVEKAGISVQRILAQAEGLEGDDLIGKSPVEKRAQSAFLGLRFTTLFVLGSAVTMAFLEWDLVKTANAIQMVRSPYILFGIADMLLGIVLLLQVTEIYPLVRFRAAIGLGALTILFFTSGDPLLAIANVVLSVSIYFCTATLNTRKVIPFCITGILSLAGYIALVILPFFK, from the coding sequence ATGTGCGAGTACTATGTAAGGAAGGAAGGTGACGAAGAGGCTAGCGGTCCCTACAACCTCAACCAGATCACTTCCTTAATCGAAGCGGGCAAACTGGACAAGAGAGCCTACGTCTACGACATCGACAAGGAAGAGTGGATTCCAATCGAGGAAAACGGGGAACTGATGGACGTCCTGTTTCCTCAGAAAACAAAGCTAACCCTACGAAACGAGCCTGAGAAAACCGAAGCGGAGAAAGCATCGGATAAAAAGTCTAGGCGCTCTGAATTGGGAGTTGAGAAAGCTGGCATTTCAGTCCAAAGGATCCTGGCCCAAGCCGAGGGGCTCGAAGGCGATGACCTAATCGGCAAGTCCCCAGTCGAAAAACGGGCTCAATCAGCTTTTCTTGGCCTTCGCTTCACAACTCTTTTTGTGCTGGGAAGTGCCGTCACGATGGCCTTCCTCGAGTGGGATCTGGTGAAAACGGCCAACGCAATCCAAATGGTAAGAAGCCCCTACATCCTTTTTGGGATAGCAGATATGCTCCTAGGGATTGTCCTGCTTCTTCAAGTAACCGAGATCTATCCGCTCGTCCGTTTTCGGGCAGCGATCGGACTGGGAGCACTTACGATTCTGTTTTTCACGAGCGGCGACCCGTTGCTCGCTATAGCAAATGTCGTACTTTCTGTCAGCATCTACTTTTGCACCGCTACGCTGAACACCCGAAAGGTGATTCCCTTTTGCATCACAGGTATTCTGAGTCTCGCGGGTTATATCGCGCTCGTAATTCTTCCCTTTTTCAAGTAG
- a CDS encoding YhjD/YihY/BrkB family envelope integrity protein, which yields MLNRAAALNFSSLIGLIPMSAIKILVSGFVLLKSDSDIVVNQIYRGLSFIAPQIASLEEQSNDLAEEKGSRAQLKEYLQGFVEASQSGLVGIGGMILLILIVIQLFSSIEGALNDIWGVKRGRSWTMRVGLYWNVITLGTVVAATGLALLGAQALKWNDLASTLPGGERLLNLICWISKAGTFLMLSAVLAAFYRFIPNTLVT from the coding sequence CTGCTAAACCGGGCCGCCGCACTCAACTTTAGCTCGCTGATCGGATTAATTCCGATGTCCGCGATCAAGATTCTTGTATCAGGGTTTGTCCTGCTAAAGTCGGATTCGGACATTGTGGTGAACCAGATTTACCGGGGATTGAGCTTCATTGCTCCCCAGATAGCCAGTTTGGAAGAGCAATCTAACGATTTGGCTGAGGAAAAAGGAAGCCGGGCTCAGCTCAAGGAGTACTTGCAGGGTTTTGTAGAAGCCAGCCAATCAGGATTGGTGGGCATAGGCGGCATGATACTGCTGATTCTAATCGTCATTCAGCTATTCTCTTCAATCGAAGGTGCTCTCAACGACATCTGGGGAGTCAAGCGAGGGCGGAGCTGGACTATGAGAGTGGGGCTTTACTGGAATGTGATCACTCTCGGGACCGTCGTTGCGGCCACAGGACTCGCCCTTTTGGGCGCTCAGGCCCTAAAATGGAATGACCTAGCATCCACCCTTCCAGGCGGCGAACGCCTCCTCAATCTCATTTGCTGGATCTCGAAAGCGGGCACTTTCCTCATGCTTTCAGCAGTGCTCGCCGCATTCTACCGGTTTATTCCCAATACTCTCGTGACCTGA